The genomic window TTTATGACATGTAAACACTGTCCTAAAATGTCTATGAAATACAATCTGAGCAACAAGTGACCTTGAGATAGACAATCCTCTAATCTGCCTCTGATCGACTCTTAAAACTTCTGGATTCAAAGTGTAATGCCATTGAGTGGCAGCACAATATAAATTTGATAAAACCTTTTCTAGTGTCGCTGATGTTTTATACTTTAGTTCCTCGCTGTCTCAGAGTAGACTAATAGCATTAGTTTAGTTATTTGTCATCTGGTCTGTGACAAGGATCAGAAAAGGGGATACAAAGAGACGAGAGCCAGTTGTTTCTGAATGTAGTGTCTCATGCTTTGTGAATTGTGTCTTGTATTACATTAAGCAACCCCCATAGTCATACCAGCAATGATCATTACTTCCTGGTCAGCAGATCACTGAAGAAACTGATCTGCCATGATGTCGCATCTTCTACTGTGCCGCAAAGTCTATGGTTTGTCATCATGTTCAGGAAGAAGAGATTTCACACTCAAAAACATTCAAGCCAATTCCCTTTCCATAATCAGACTTCAGTGTTTAAATTATACAGATTTATTCTTGTGAAATCTGGTCtccttttttaaacataacCTGATCAGATTTTCATGGAGTTATTCAGTGCAAAGATTAACATCAGTAAATTACTACATTTCATTGGAGTTGTCCCGTAAATTTACATTAAGGTGCCACTAACATTAACTCAAACTAAATTCATCGTCTATTTTGTTGGTcatttggtgtttgtgtgttcttgtgcagagaaacagagagagctGGCTAGGAAGGGATCCTTGAAGAACGGCAACACTGTGGGTAGTCCAGTCAACCAGCAGcccaagaagaacaacaacgtCATGGCCAGAACACGGTAAGAAAAATAAGACGGTAGCTTCTTAGCTATTAGTCATTCAAATATATTGATAAACTCAACTTCAGTCCTTATTCTAGTTTAGTATTGTACTGTTTAGTTTTTCTACCAACAGCTGACCACATGTATGTACTGTTTGTGCACGATCAGAAACAAGTTCTCATGAGCAAGACCAGATGGATTTTATTCTCATGTCTTTCTGTGGGGCTGGCAAGAgtatagttttattaatttagGGTTTGTAAGATGTCAGTTACAAATTAGACCTCATTCATTATTCTGTTGTTACTGTAGTAACATATGTAACTGTTTCAGCATATTTGCCAATCTTACTCAGTGTTTGTGAATCCATTTTACCTCTAAATCTTTCGGTTGTGTTCTGTTACACCcttattattattgatcatttattttctccctctttctctcgctcctccctcacccccctctcggtcactctctctctcactcttactctcactctctttctctgttcccTCCCTGCAGGTTGGTAGTGCCCAATAAAGGCTATTCCTCTTTAGACCAGAGCCCAGATGAGAAGCCCTTGGTGGCCctagacacagacaggtaaacacatgcacaaacacacacattagtacACTTATTGTCACATTAACACCGTAAACACAGAAATTATAAGCtaatttgtgttgtttgtttgtttcagtgaCGACGATTTTGATATGTCTCGATACTCATCGTCGGGATACTCCTCTGCtgaggtgagacatgtgataCAGCAAATCTTTGTTTCaattccctccctcccccactttctttcttctatcTCCCATGTTGGTCACGAGGCCAAGAGCCAGGCATTTATCTCAAAGCAAACCCATTTATATCCATCCTACTTATCCACGGTAATTCTGTCGGCATGTCGCTTGCTACAAGCGCATCATTACATTGCGGATGCACCTGCACATAAATGTGCATGAGACACAAAGCggtaaacaaatgaaatgtcatcTCTGGGTGTCTGCTCCTGCACATCATATTTATTCCCCAGAAATCTTCGTTCCCACCCTGTACATACGTTGTCTGTCTGTGACACGTTCAGGCTTGTGGGTATATTGTATGTTATATGAAAAAGCCCATACGTTTTCAGATCTTAAGTCCACcatgttttaaataacaataataatgtacagtatatgttgaAACCCAATTTAGCCATTGTCTCCTCTTTCTTAGTACAACCTAACAACAGCAAGTTCTGAGCAAGCAATACGCCGTGGCAACAATACGGTTGTACTATAGCTAAAAAAGTAAGGAAACACAGTTGCTATACAGTGCAGCCTCAGTGTAGTAGTACAGAAGATTAGTCTTAAGTTTTGACGGTCTGGTTTTTGTCTTCGCATTGACTGCATTTTTGCTTGGTTTGTCTCGGTctcacacaaagaaagagaaatgccGATGCATTGTCTGATTCATGTGAAATATCTTTACAGTAATTGCTCATAGGTGACAGAGGAAACCCCCACATAAAAATCACCCCTGCAATGTTTTTTGATTACTTTATCAAGGCATTTCTCATAAAACATGTGAATGAGGATAAatcttttctgtagttgtttttacGGGAATGTGGATCTTTCAAATCAATGGTGCCTATGGTTTGCGTGCTGTACATTTTATCGTGTGTCTTGCAGTGTGTGACTGGctctggtctggtcttgacttggtctctAACCCTCAAAGTCTTAGTGTTGTCCTGGTCTCGATACACTGGTTTTGGTCATGACTTTGTTttggtgtagttgttgttgactaAAACACTGGTAGGCCTACAGTATAAAGGTTATCTATCTACGGTAGACTAAACCGTTAATACATAAACAAGGTAAATGTTTGGATATCTAATAAAGACATTGCTTTGGTTTTGCATGCAAACAAAGGCGAAATAGAACATTCCAGCAGGACAGTAGTAGTCATCACATTCATGACAAAACTCCAAGTGATGATCCTTACTGCCATCTGTGAAAGTGCTCTAAATCAGTTTGTCATGGTTACCACTGTACATTTTACCCAgctcaaaataaaacttttaaaaaacaagggGGTTTGTTGGCACAAACCCCCTTGTTTTTTATGGATTATGCAAACAAGATAAAACGACTCAATTAGTGACCTTTTGAGGTGTTTGTAGGCAGGTGccttttggacagagccaggccaTTTTCAGTCTTTgtactaagctaagctaaccatctgctggctgtagcttctgAGACCGAATTTGaagttttattatttctatatttcatcCCTAATTGAGTCACCTTTGCTAcactctgtctcctcctttGCTCTTCCCACTAGGCCTTGTGTATCTTCttgctccgctagtccatgttgatgcctccttgggcaagacacttaaccccaaatttgCTCCTGAATGCTGTGcattttgtgtatgtttggGTATGAATGTTTCGATAGTCCCCCGGTGGcaccttatttatttattttattcatttattttgcagggacaatgcacactaatcaacagtaggactgtaagtgagccagagttagccaaagAGCTAATTTCCAAATTACCTTGCATGGCAGCCCCTGCTATtaatgtatgaatgggtgaatgacatgtagtgtaaaagccctttgagtggtcggaagactagaaaagcgccatagaagtacaagtccatttaaCTTTACCATTAATGTACTATTTACTTGACAGACATGAAAACAGACAATCAGCattgagacattttatttaaagattttatttgaaaataatcAAATCTGAACCCAAACTGAGCCCAAGGCTGGAGTGGCCCACGAGCAAAGTATGCTCTGTGACCTGCTACTGGTCCGCGTCCCTGTGGTTTGGAAACGTTGCTTGAACCCATCAACCTCCTCTGTCTATCTTCCCCTCTTCAGCAAATCAATCAGGATCTGAACATACAGTTGCTGAAAGATGGTTACCGCCTAGACGAGATCCCGGACGACGAGGACCTGGATCTTATCCTGCCCAAATCAGTCAACCCCACCTGCATGTGTTGCCAGgcaacctcctccaccacctgtcAAATACAGTAACCTCAgccctctgaccttctgccCCTTCCCGGTTCCACACAATATAACCCCCAATCTTCATCTGCTGTGAGTTTACTTCGCTGCCACAGTGGTGACAGAGAAGCATTGGTAAAGTATTGTAATGACCGTTAAGTGCTATGATAATAATGGCGATGAGAAATAATCTAATTAACATATAGAGTAATTGGTTTCAAATCTAGGAGAAGGAGCACATTTGAAAATATGAGTAAAAGTGGTGGTTTCCTCCTATGGTAGGACTTGCACTTGTGTTTGAGAGCCCTTCTTCTGGTGATCATGGTGTAACACACtgatattagaggacatgaAACAAGGTCAATTGATGCTATAAAGTGATATCCATTTCCCTGAAgaataagaaccatcataacTGCTGACTCAACTGTTCTGCTTACCTTACTGAATTATGGGTTGCATTTTTCtaggtttttttatttgttcatttttatttaaatgcttaCTTTTTTAGGATTGAGGGATACGTATGATTGTGTTGACGTGGGAATATTTGAGAAGTGTGGACTGCGGTCTTGGTATCCCTAAATAGAGGATATCTGGTCCCGTATTCATTGTACTGCACAGGGTTAAATTGCACTCATTCACACCACCCTCAATACTTTTGCTGGCTCTCCAATACAGAGTATAGGGATGAATGTATGAACATGAATGGCTGAGGAACAAATTGCATGAGGAGCACTGGACTGAATAATAGAAAGGAAAATGATAACAAATTGGCTCGTTGTACACTTGATTTTTGCCGCATTTATATTGTGCAATCACATGCTACTGTTGTGGCACTAGCTTGACTTGTATTGGTTTGAATTAGCACATTcgtaatttttttatttgggccCATATCTGTTTACTCTTTCCTGCATAGCAATGCCAGTGTCTTTTCTGATGTGAACTGTCAAAAATGGAGGAATATATATTGTTGCAACAACCCTCTAACACATGATACTCACATGATTGATATATTATCAAGGCCAAAGGGACGGTGGGGGCCTCTCAATAGATTTTTCAGCAAACTCTGCTGTGTTACTCGCCCACTAAATATTTTCTTGAttgcttctcattcctgttttccctttttaatttatcacacaaacgcaaacacacggatatatgcatatgcatgcatacagatGTATATTGCCAACATAAAGAGTGAGATACTATCTTTTAATCTCCTTTGACTAATGGGTTGGAACATCAAGAATCATTAACTTGGAGCACTAATATCCTTCATTTATGACCGATCCCTCTCTTAAACCAGCTGATAATTTGCAATTAGATTATGCCTTAAGTACAGAGAGatttgaaatgtgtgtatttattgccATCTTGATCATTTAGTTTTCTTGAAGAGCATTTGCTGTCTATGAAGTTatgcttatttttctttcacatgggtgatacttgtttttctttgcttttacttttttttaatgaatttctTGTAATGTAAACACTACCATTACAGTATTTAACAATGTTATTAAGTGCGGtgtatgaaaacaataaataaacacagctaAAGGTTCTAACTTTATAGGTTCATACATCTTTTTTTGCAATACATCATCAGCATTAAAGAAGAGCACTTATTCATTAACCAACGGTGGGAAGTTCAGTGTGTGATGAGAGACAGAATTAATGAGGAAATGtttagaaagagaaaaatattttaatgttaCAACTTTTGAGCATTAATCATAACACAGCTATGTCTATTGCAATAATGTGTGGTCTGCATTGATAATCCCTGATTACAGAGCATTAGCATCAGGAGTGAGGGTTAAACCTGAAAGGCACCAACATCTAATCACAGTTGTCATACTgccagaaaataaatgtaacgtTATAAATGTATGTAGTTTTTGTCCTACGGGCTTACTCTAGCTGGACATTTGAATGCATCATGTGGTAAGTATTATAAAGAAAATCATCAACAATGTGTCTAGCTCCTATGGATGAATAAGACCTCATACCATTAGTAATATTCTAAAAGATGaacagacaaataaacaataatacacataatacaaatacaattactTCTCATCTAAAAAAGGGCATAAATTAAAAGTTTGGTTGACTATTTGTTGTGAGAAATGTTGTGCTTCCATATTACCACTAGGGGGTGTAATAGTGACTGAAATGACCATGCGTCACATTATTACCTGATAAAATGCTGTCCAGATACAGAGTAAACAAAAGTACGTTTCAATGTATAGCAACTGGCACTGTTGGCATAAAAGACAGTCGTTGATTTTCTAAGTATTATTGAATATCAACATAAAGAATCTGTCGATGTTCATTCAGGTAGTATTTCCAAAAGTTCAACATGTAGATATTCCTCTCTGCTGCAAAATCCTtcaaaaaaaaggcacagacCTCCTTGTTAACAGTTTACAAACTTTAACTTAACATGAGTCATTACGGTCTTAACATCGAAAAGTATTTCCAATGCAAGTAAAAGCTTATCTTTTAAATGCTTTACCCTGTTTTGTTTATCCCTGcatcatttacatatttcaAGTCTGAAAAAGCAATGA from Cyclopterus lumpus isolate fCycLum1 chromosome 9, fCycLum1.pri, whole genome shotgun sequence includes these protein-coding regions:
- the fam219ab gene encoding protein FAM219A isoform X3; this encodes MMEEIDRFQDPASSTASEADSDTREGEPVTINYKPSPLQMKIEKQRELARKGSLKNGNTVGSPVNQQPKKNNNVMARTRLVVPNKGYSSLDQSPDEKPLVALDTDSDDDFDMSRYSSSGYSSAEQINQDLNIQLLKDGYRLDEIPDDEDLDLILPKSVNPTCMCCQATSSTTCQIQ
- the fam219ab gene encoding protein FAM219A isoform X1; the protein is MMEEIDRFQVPSAVQEAEMQAEMQPLDPASSTASEADSDTREGEPVTINYKPSPLQMKIEKQRELARKGSLKNGNTVGSPVNQQPKKNNNVMARTRLVVPNKGYSSLDQSPDEKPLVALDTDSDDDFDMSRYSSSGYSSAEQINQDLNIQLLKDGYRLDEIPDDEDLDLILPKSVNPTCMCCQATSSTTCQIQ
- the fam219ab gene encoding protein FAM219A isoform X2, whose product is MMEEIDRFQVPSAVQEAEMQAEMQPLDPASSTASEADSDTREGEPRELARKGSLKNGNTVGSPVNQQPKKNNNVMARTRLVVPNKGYSSLDQSPDEKPLVALDTDSDDDFDMSRYSSSGYSSAEQINQDLNIQLLKDGYRLDEIPDDEDLDLILPKSVNPTCMCCQATSSTTCQIQ
- the fam219ab gene encoding protein FAM219A isoform X4 is translated as MMEEIDRFQDPASSTASEADSDTREGEPRELARKGSLKNGNTVGSPVNQQPKKNNNVMARTRLVVPNKGYSSLDQSPDEKPLVALDTDSDDDFDMSRYSSSGYSSAEQINQDLNIQLLKDGYRLDEIPDDEDLDLILPKSVNPTCMCCQATSSTTCQIQ